Proteins from a single region of Schistocerca gregaria isolate iqSchGreg1 chromosome 3, iqSchGreg1.2, whole genome shotgun sequence:
- the LOC126356348 gene encoding cyclin-dependent kinase inhibitor 1C-like, producing MLKLVVLLPLVFAAASAGFLRGAAVAPVAVAAPAVVAAPAHAVVAAPAPAIVAPAPAVVAAPALVAAPALHPAPIPVAAHLPVAAPVLKIH from the exons ATGCTGAAGCTG GTTGTGCTGCTGCCCCTGGTGTTCGCCGCCGCGTCCGCGGGCTTCCTGCGCGGCGCCGCCGTCGCCCCGGTAGCCGTGGCCGCCCCCGCCGTCGTGGCTGCTCCCGCCCACGCTGTGgtcgccgcccccgcccccgccatcgtcgcccccgcccccgccGTCGTCGCTGCCCCCGCACTCGTGGCGGCGCCAGCGCTGCACCCTGCTCCCATCCCCGTCGCAGCACATCTGCCTGTGGCTGCGCCCGTTCTCAAGATTCATTAA